A region from the Hippoglossus hippoglossus isolate fHipHip1 chromosome 16, fHipHip1.pri, whole genome shotgun sequence genome encodes:
- the znf1035 gene encoding zinc finger protein 1035 isoform X2: MMLGLQGNTSSSKVYRCVACSATFNGLASLLVHQATHANTLSKVSGAPQQPVISPHETLFPSMDSSSERAGPTPLLPESSSPSFYICDCGEEFLDFSLMLEHKRSHVSQIQLLDNNIGNQGFPNQHVSFSSTVTQPGLGLGCPSTSMSPPVELPTLQDHKTDVCLGDDIANTKPSQGQCRPPQDNCEKQLDNVSATEEDIPETQDVHFQDNANSVLDSEKGASLPKNNALMKLLASAYINRFPPSQSQNNNDHTVTPKQEVVPVDITPGAKTELPSINDPSIAQLRRLLAKPGMKTKAPPISRILESSKKRVVSLTKTFSPVVVLETRQKLMDTVGNGIYGIYQCGRCRRVFQNLDRLTEHHLLHKKERIKCCRRCKQLIIGRPPLPDNHVCPQLGNKTIQSSSSFKSKFPFAQKIVPFHRLNNTKKVFFCPLCKHSYARRWNLKMHKCQGSAVSQQFNPPPQKMLVLRSNSTPKTNTEVKAGSEVVKSIAVGTEVTGRIKVELASSNSDQTAVTQLAWTPPAKRFSPFSPKPPVMEQHKDTSLCGTSLQQEEEKSWDAVDSDDGNKGQWTVPLDDEMEMLNTAVKAVDDREVSTSVSVKQGETTPASLRFFVREGFKRYPCNRCQKTYSRASTLRRHLRLCGFRPRGLGAVAQGGSHGAIPLNTNSIKPMFSCCVCGKNFNRKDNMMVHTRKCQLQRTVPDVDRGTVQQQKQSLPGSPADCQKQDADGGNWGFMSLPSVLPRRVTCECGVGFTSPRLLLEHLQKHAQESYTCPTCGETVNSWADYEVHLQIHMHPHHQLLKGLPQRSQPLLLRFQQQPPPQQPPPKPPQKQPRPEQLPNPSKKQRIGCTRCGNTFATRCSLRRHVSWNRCKGARVPNLPTNPPKAHHCSHCNSDFPNTISLIFHQRSGACKPAIKPVRCPVCLRWFSTVDSLQKHLLTHKQSESYSCDICQGTYPNLKSLKNHRRRVHRIMAGDTKLPTQEELTS; this comes from the coding sequence ATGATGCTTGGCTTGCAGGGAAATACGTCGTCCTCCAAAGTGTATCGTTGTGTGGCGTGTTCAGCCACCTTCAATGGACTAGCCTCCTTGTTGGTGCATCAGGCAACCCATGCAAATACACTCTCCAAGGTCTCTGGCGCCCCTCAGCAGCCTGTCATCAGCCCACATGAAACACTGTTCCCGAGTATGGACTCGTCCAGTGAGCGGGCTGGTCCAACACCACTCTTGCCTGAGAGCTCTTCACCATCTTTTTATATTTGCGATTGTGGAGAGGAGTTTCTGGACTTCAGTTTAATGCTGGAGCACAAGCGTTCACATGTCTCTCAAATTCAGCTTCTCGATAACAATATTGGCAATCAGGGTTTTCCAAACCAGCACGTGTCATTCAGTTCTACTGTAACCCAGCCAGGTTTAGGCCTTGGTTGCCCCTCTACCTCAATGTCCCCACCCGTCGAACTGCCCACATTACAAGACCATAAAACAGATGTTTGCCTGGGGGATGACATTGCCAACACAAAGCCTTCTCAAGGCCAGTGTAGACCCCCCCAAGATAACTGTGAGAAACAACTTGACAACGTGTCAGCCACAGAGGAGGATATACCAGAGACTCAAGATGTGCATTTCCAAGACAACGCAAACTCTGTTCTTGACAGTGAAAAGGGTGCGAGTTTGCCTAAAAATAACGCCCTAATGAAATTGCTGGCATCAGCGTACATAAACCGCTTCCCACCTAGTCAGTCTCAGAATAACAATGATCACACAGTTACCCCCAAACAAGAAGTTGTCCCTGTTGATATAACACCAGGAGCAAAAACTGAACTGCCCTCAATCAATGATCCCTCTATTGCACAGTTGAGGCGACTGCTTGCAAAACCTGGTATGAAGACAAAAGCTCCACCCATTAGCAGAATTCTTGAGTCCAGTAAGAAGAGGGTTGTCTCTCTGACTAAGACATTCTCACCTGTCGTGGTTCTAGAAACGCGGCAAAAGCTGATGGATACTGTGGGTAATGGCATATATGGGATATATCAATGTGGCCGCTGTCGTAGGGTCTTTCAAAACTTGGACAGACTGACAGAGCATCatttgttgcacaaaaaagAGAGGATTAAGTGTTGTCGTCGCTGCAAACAGCTGATCATTGGGCGACCACCTTTACCTGACAATCATGTATGCCCTCAGTTGGGAAACAAGACCATACAGTCCTCAAGTTCTTTTAAAAGCAAGTTTCCATTTGCTCAAAAAATAGTGCCATTCCATAGgctcaacaacacaaaaaaggttttcttttgtcctttgtGCAAGCACAGCTATGCACGGAGGTGGAACCTCAAAATGCACAAGTGTCAGGGGTCAGCTGTGTCTCAGCAATTCAATCCCCCCCCTCAGAAAATGCTAGTATTGAGATCAAACAGTACAcccaaaacaaatacagaggtTAAAGCTGGCTCTGAGGTTGTCAAGAGTATTGCTGTGGGCACTGAAGTTACCGGTCGTATCAAGGTAGAATTGGCTTCTTCTAATTCAGACCAGACTGCAGTCACTCAGTTGGCCTGGACTCCTCCAGCAAAACgcttttcaccattttcccccAAACCTCCAGTGATGGAGCAGCACAAAGACACCTCTCTGTGTGGGACTTCACTccagcaagaagaagaaaagagctGGGATGCAGTTGACAGTGATGATGGTAATAAAGGGCAGTGGACAGTGCCCTTGGATGATGAAATGGAGATGCTCAATACAGCAGTGAAAGCTGTTGATGACAGAGAGGTGAGCACATCTGTGTCAGTCAAACAGGGAGAGACAACACCTGCCAGCCTGCGCTTTTTTGTCAGAGAGGGTTTCAAACGTTACCCATGCAACAGATGCCAGAAGACCTACAGCCGGGCATCTACTTTGAGGCGCCATCTACGGCTATGTGGGTTCAGGCCACGTGGACTCGGGGCTGTAGCCCAGGGTGGCAGTCACGGTGCCATTCCTCTAAATACAAACAGTATAAAACCgatgttttcttgttgtgtctGTGGGAAGAACTTTAACCGCAAAGACAACATGATGGTTCACACTAGGAAATGCCAGTTACAACGAACAGTGCCTGATGTGGACAGAGgaactgtgcagcagcagaagcagagtTTGCCAGGCAGTCCCGCAGATTGTCAAAAACAGGATGCTGATGGAGGCAACTGGGGCTTCATGTCACTGCCCTCTGTACTTCCAAGGAGGGTGACATGTGAGTGTGGGGTCGGATTTACATCTCCAAGGCTTCTCCTGGAGCATCTGCAGAAACATGCCCAGGAATCCTACACATGTCCAACTTGTGGAGAGACTGTTAATTCCTGGGCAGACTATGAAGTTCATTTGCAGATTCATATGCATCCTCATCACCAGCTGCTAAAGGGACTGCCGCAAAGATCTCAGCCTCTGTTACTTCGAtttcagcagcagcctccaccccagcagcctcctcctAAGCCTCCACAGAAGCAGCCACGCCCAGAGCAGCTTCCAAACCCCTCCAAAAAGCAGCGGATTGGATGCACACGGTGCGGCAACACTTTTGCCACTCGCTGTTCCCTTCGAAGGCACGTGTCATGGAACCGATGCAAAGGTGCACGTGTGCCAAATCTACCCACAAATCCGCCAAAAGCCCATCACTGTTCCCACTGCAACTCTGACTTCCCGAACACTATCAGTCTTATATTTCACCAGAGGAGCGGGGCTTGCAAGCCTGCCATTAAGCCTGTCCGTTGCCCTGTTTGTCTCCGCTGGTTTAGCACAGTGGACAGTTTGCAGAAACACCTGCTCACTCACAAACAGTCTGAATCCTATAGCTGCGACATCTGTCAGGGTACATACCCAAACCTTAAATCACTCAAAAACCATCGCCGGAGGGTTCATCGTATCATGGCAGGAGACACTAAGCTTCCAACACAAGAAGAGTTGACATCTTAA